In Symphalangus syndactylus isolate Jambi chromosome 6, NHGRI_mSymSyn1-v2.1_pri, whole genome shotgun sequence, a genomic segment contains:
- the LOC129485275 gene encoding olfactory receptor 52K1-like, giving the protein MTACNASQGHPSFFILQGIPGMEDKHRWISIPFSSMYFITVLGNCTILLAISTERSLHKPMFLLLCLLALTDLGMSTTTVPKVLCIFWFGQSEISYEGCLVQLFFIHSISAMQSAVLMTMAFDRYVAICKPLHYATILSNSRTGLIGLVSLVRAILFILPMPILLQQMPYHANRVIPTTYCEHMAVVKKVCVDTTVHRIYGLVVALLVAGRDLSAIASSYVLIIQAIMCLSSKEAHHKAVNTCTTHICVMLISYTPSLFSFLAHRFGRGIPPQVHIILGNLYFLIPPMLNPIIYGVKTKEFRDKVTKYGCWKKEPTTTACGQKLVW; this is encoded by the coding sequence ATGACTGCTTGCAATGCCTCACAGGGCCACCcttctttcttcattctccaAGGCATTCCTGGCATGGAGGACAAACACAGATGGATATCTATCCCCTTCTCCTCCATGTATTTCATTACGGTGCTTGGGAACTGCACCATCCTCCTCGCCATCTCCACAGAGCGCTCCCTGCACAAACCCATGTTCCTGCTCCTCTGTCTGTTGGCCCTCACAGACCTGGGCATGTCTACAACCACCGTTCCCAAGGTGCTGTGCATTTTCTGGTTTGGCCAGAGTGAGATCAGCTATGAAGGATGCCTGGTTCAGCTGTTCTTCATCCACTCCATCTCTGCCATGCAGTCAGCTGTCCTGATGACCATGGCCTTTGACCGCtatgtggccatctgcaagccctTGCACTATGCCACCATCCTTTCCAATAGTCGCACTGGACTCATTGGCTTAGTGAGTTTGGTGAGAGCTATCCTCTTTATTCTCCCCATGCCCATCCTCCTTCAGCAAATGCCCTATCATGCCAATCGTGTCATCCCCACCACCTACTGTGAGCACATGGCTGTGGTGAAGAAGGTTTGTGTAGATACTACAGTCCACAGGATATATGGCCTGGTGGTGGCCTTGTTGGTTGCTGGGCGCGATCTCTCAGCTATTGCTTCATCTTATGTGCTAATCATCCAGGCTATAATGTGTCTCTCTTCTAAGGAAGCCCACCACAAAGCAGTCAACACCTGCACCACACACATCTGTGTCATGCTTATTTCTTATACTCcctcacttttctcttttctagcTCACCGCTTTGGCCGAGGCATTCCACCCCAGGTCCACATCATTCTTGGCAACCTTTACTTCCTTATACCTCCAATGCTCAATCCTATAATTTATGGAGTGAAAACTAAGGAGTTCCGGGACAAAGTGACCAAATATGGTTGCTGGAAAAAAGAGCCCACAACCACTGCCTGTGGTCAGAAACTTGTCTGGTAA
- the LOC129484519 gene encoding olfactory receptor 52H1-like, with the protein MYNLSCYNPSSFILVGIPGLEKFHMWIGIPFCVIYVVAVVGNCILLYLIEVEHSLHESMFFFLSLLATTDLILSTATVPKLLSNFWLGSQEITFSGCLTQMFFLHFSFVVDSAILLAMAFDRYVAICFPLRYTTILTPQVIIKLMLSIVVRSFSIILPDVFLLKRLPFCRTPIIPHTYCEHIGVARLSSADISINIWYGFAVPLMTVISDVIFIAVSYAFILCAVFQLSSQGARQKALSTCGSHVCVILMFYTPAFFSILAHRFGHSVPRNVLILFANFYVAIPPALNPIVYGVKTKQIQDKFILLFSLKNSQ; encoded by the coding sequence ATGTATAACTTGAGTTGTTATAACCCCAGTTCCTTTATCCTTGTTGGAATACCCGGCCTGGAGAAGTTCCACATGTGGATTGGGATTCCCTTTTGTGTCATCTATGTTGTTGCTGTTGTGGGCAATTGCATCCTTCTCTACCTCATTGAAGTTGAGCACAGCCTTCATGAGTCcatgttttttttcctctctctgctgGCCACCACAGACCTCATCTTATCCACTGCCACAGTGCCCAAACTGCTCAGTAACTTCTGGCTTGGCTCCCAAGAAATAACCTTTTCTGGTTGTCTAACTCAGATGTTCTTCCTCCACTTCAGCTTTGTGGTGGACTCAGCCATCCTGCTGGCCATGGCATTTGATCGCTATGTGGCCATCTGCTTCCCCTTGAGATACACCACCATCCTGACTCCACAAGTGATCATCAAGCTTATGCTGAGCATTGTTGTGAGAAGCTTCTCCATCATCCTGCCAGATGTTTTTCTGCTAAAACGGTTACCCTTTTGCAGGACACCTATCATCCCACACACCTACTGTGAGCACATAGGTGTCGCTCGGCTTTCGTCTGCAGACATCTCCATCAACATCTGGTATGGGTTTGCGGTACCTCTTATGACTGTCATCTCAGATGTGATCTTTATTGCTGTTTCCTATGCCTTCATCCTTTGTGCTGTGTTCCAACTCTCATCCCAGGGTGCCCGCCAAAAAGCCCTCAGCACCTGTGGCTCCCATGTCTGTGTCATCCTCATGTTTTACACCCCTGCCTTCTTCTCCATCCTTGCTCATCGCTTTGGGCACAGTGTCCCTCGAAACGTGCTTATCCTGTTTGCCAACTTCTATGTGGCCATCCCTCCTGCGCTAAATCCTATTGTTTATGGAGTGAAGACAAAGCAGATCCAGGACAAATTTATTCTCCTCTTCTCTTTGAAGAACTCACAATGA